Proteins encoded by one window of Candidatus Zixiibacteriota bacterium:
- a CDS encoding AsmA family protein, translated as MKKLLKIVAWIVGAIAALLIVAIVGVMVFFPKEKAKALIVERGSQALGRPISVAAVDVSFWGGLGVVLRGVAVANPPDWPTADTMLTAEQIDVKLKLLPLLSGEYRLARLVIDRPVIVLHKTGSGAANYAFPVTDTARAVQALPEETRAAAVAVSFDRLAVNRGRLTYIDDSTGVSVALNDFTLSTALANPRANVFRSEGNLEIPQLVAVLEGTVPPFALGLRYRAEYDLGAKKLLLDDSRVRINQLNFALSGELSHGGAAPVARGHIASDQIAVRDLFSLLPAPQLAMLQDYTIEGDFALEADVRYDVGAPDTLDYSGSARISDMLLEYRQVPGQLRVPSATVDFKRDNARLNISDASFAGKPLKGYVYVENFAAPVVNAELTGEINLGLLRPFLPAANRPELVGDASFSVKASGPVRQVEELEVSGNVRVANGRYAAAMLPEPVESFSLDVYFDKSVVRVNALDARMPSGNLSFKGRVNDLLPYLMADSLHPVKTGPAVDGTLEAQVNLAMLNPFLPKQGKPEIAGKLQTSLQLAGDILEPSGLRVRGTLAVGEGAYRDTALAEPIEHFDTRMTIIPDTIRIDELNIRFTTSDLSLTGSLIDPFPYLLPLKSVDRTRAAKPFLQFAMTSHRFNVDSLFPDTLPSGDAADGGPAAGDTLVPFILPDIDGRGVARFDTVIYWNVPFSDLTGDVTIKDRVVRVTNVVGRVYTGTVTGETSIDLNNWLAPAYDGRFNATDIEANDFARRFTRFGDFVYGKFNLDGSFQASGWDADAIMYSLNMNSAARMREGRLETSGAVLTALQTVGSLVGEQLGRTFNLRNARTDIAVDSGRVRFDKLSAALGDMGDLELNGFYSFAGEVNYTGTLLLSPELTQKFLSQGVLGEVSSFLGGSSAVKQVKLPVTIGGSLDDPKVDINLKSITEQAGKSAVEGAADKLKGLIKKP; from the coding sequence ATGAAGAAGCTGTTGAAGATAGTCGCGTGGATCGTCGGCGCCATCGCCGCGCTCCTCATCGTCGCCATCGTCGGCGTGATGGTGTTCTTCCCCAAAGAGAAAGCCAAAGCCCTCATTGTCGAGCGCGGTTCGCAGGCGCTCGGCCGGCCCATCTCCGTGGCCGCGGTCGATGTATCGTTCTGGGGCGGCCTCGGCGTCGTTCTCCGGGGGGTGGCGGTCGCCAACCCGCCCGACTGGCCGACCGCCGATACGATGTTGACGGCCGAGCAGATCGACGTGAAACTCAAACTGCTCCCGCTTCTCTCCGGCGAGTACCGCCTGGCCAGACTGGTCATCGACCGGCCGGTGATCGTGCTGCACAAGACCGGCAGCGGCGCCGCCAACTACGCCTTCCCGGTCACCGACACGGCACGGGCGGTGCAGGCGCTGCCGGAGGAAACCCGCGCGGCCGCCGTCGCCGTCAGTTTTGACCGGCTCGCCGTCAACCGCGGGCGGCTCACCTACATCGACGACAGCACGGGCGTGAGCGTCGCCCTGAACGACTTCACCCTGTCCACAGCACTGGCCAACCCCCGGGCCAACGTCTTCCGCTCCGAGGGGAACCTGGAAATTCCGCAACTGGTCGCCGTCCTCGAAGGCACCGTCCCGCCGTTCGCGCTCGGTTTGCGCTACCGGGCGGAGTATGATCTCGGGGCGAAGAAACTTCTCCTCGACGATTCCCGCGTCCGCATCAATCAACTGAATTTCGCGCTCTCCGGCGAACTCAGCCACGGGGGAGCGGCCCCTGTCGCGCGCGGGCACATCGCCTCCGACCAAATCGCCGTGCGCGATCTGTTCTCGCTTTTGCCGGCCCCGCAGTTGGCCATGCTCCAGGATTACACCATCGAAGGGGACTTCGCGCTCGAGGCGGATGTCCGCTACGACGTAGGGGCCCCGGACACGCTCGATTACTCCGGTTCCGCCCGCATCAGCGACATGCTCCTCGAATACCGGCAGGTGCCCGGCCAACTGCGTGTCCCGTCCGCCACCGTCGACTTCAAGCGCGACAACGCCCGCCTCAACATCAGCGACGCATCGTTCGCCGGAAAGCCGCTCAAGGGGTATGTCTACGTCGAAAACTTCGCCGCCCCCGTCGTGAACGCCGAACTGACCGGGGAAATCAACCTCGGCCTGCTCCGGCCGTTTCTCCCGGCTGCGAATCGCCCCGAGCTGGTCGGCGACGCGTCGTTTTCGGTCAAGGCGTCCGGGCCGGTCCGTCAGGTGGAGGAGCTGGAGGTATCGGGAAATGTCCGGGTGGCCAACGGTCGCTACGCCGCCGCCATGCTCCCCGAGCCGGTTGAATCGTTTTCGCTCGACGTGTACTTTGACAAAAGCGTGGTCCGCGTCAACGCCCTCGATGCGCGCATGCCCTCGGGCAATCTCTCGTTCAAAGGGCGGGTCAACGATCTTCTCCCTTACCTCATGGCCGATTCCCTTCACCCGGTGAAAACCGGGCCGGCGGTCGACGGCACGCTCGAGGCGCAGGTGAATCTCGCCATGCTTAACCCCTTCCTGCCGAAACAGGGAAAACCCGAGATTGCGGGCAAGCTCCAGACCAGCCTCCAGTTGGCCGGTGACATCCTCGAACCCTCCGGCCTGCGCGTGCGGGGGACGCTGGCCGTGGGCGAGGGGGCCTACCGCGATACCGCCCTGGCCGAACCGATCGAACACTTCGACACGAGGATGACGATCATTCCCGATACGATCAGGATCGACGAACTCAACATCAGGTTCACCACTTCCGACCTGAGTCTCACCGGATCGCTGATCGATCCCTTCCCGTATCTGCTGCCGCTGAAGTCGGTGGATCGAACGCGGGCGGCCAAACCCTTCCTCCAGTTCGCCATGACCTCGCACCGCTTCAATGTCGACAGCCTCTTTCCCGACACCCTCCCCTCCGGCGACGCCGCCGACGGCGGTCCGGCCGCCGGCGATACCCTCGTCCCCTTCATTCTCCCCGACATCGACGGCCGGGGGGTCGCGCGCTTCGATACCGTCATCTACTGGAACGTGCCGTTCTCCGATCTCACCGGCGACGTCACGATCAAAGATCGGGTGGTCCGCGTCACCAATGTCGTCGGCCGCGTCTACACCGGCACGGTGACGGGGGAGACCTCCATCGACCTCAACAACTGGCTCGCCCCGGCCTACGACGGCCGGTTCAACGCCACCGACATCGAGGCTAATGATTTCGCCCGCCGCTTCACCAGGTTCGGCGATTTCGTGTACGGCAAGTTCAACCTCGACGGCAGCTTTCAGGCCTCCGGGTGGGATGCCGACGCCATCATGTACTCGCTGAACATGAACAGCGCGGCGCGCATGCGCGAGGGGCGGCTGGAAACCTCGGGCGCCGTTCTCACCGCGCTGCAGACCGTCGGGAGTCTCGTCGGCGAACAGCTTGGCCGCACCTTCAACCTCCGCAATGCCCGGACCGACATCGCCGTCGACAGCGGCCGCGTCCGCTTCGATAAGCTCTCCGCCGCCCTCGGCGACATGGGCGATCTCGAACTGAACGGATTCTATTCGTTCGCCGGCGAGGTCAACTACACCGGGACGCTGCTGCTCAGTCCCGAACTCACGCAGAAATTCCTCTCCCAAGGCGTGCTCGGCGAGGTCTCGAGTTTCCTGGGCGGCAGTTCCGCTGTGAAACAGGTGAAGCTGCCGGTCACCATCGGCGGTTCTCTGGACGACCCGAAGGTTGATATTAACTTGAAATCGATCACCGAACAGGCGGGCAAGAGC
- a CDS encoding metal-dependent hydrolase — protein MPHIQWLGHSCVTITEGPHKLIIDPFLKDNPKGAAKPETIDIGWILLTHGHGDHVGDAVAIGKRTGATVIASFELANLCAKEGLKVHPMHIGGSHEFPFGRVKLTIAHHGGGYGPDASRYTGPPVGFLVTIGGKTIYHPGDTGLFLDMRLIGEMNRIDLAFLPIGDNFTMGIADAVKAVEFLQPKVVIPIHYGTWDLIAADPAEFAGKVRGARVELLSPGGRYTL, from the coding sequence ATGCCGCATATCCAATGGCTCGGCCATTCCTGTGTGACGATCACGGAAGGTCCGCATAAACTCATCATCGACCCGTTCCTGAAAGACAACCCCAAAGGGGCCGCCAAGCCGGAGACGATCGACATCGGGTGGATCCTGCTCACTCACGGCCACGGCGACCATGTCGGCGACGCGGTCGCGATCGGGAAGCGGACCGGCGCCACCGTCATCGCCAGCTTCGAGCTGGCCAACCTCTGCGCGAAAGAAGGGCTGAAGGTGCACCCGATGCACATCGGCGGCTCCCACGAGTTCCCCTTCGGCCGCGTGAAACTGACGATTGCCCATCACGGCGGCGGGTACGGTCCGGACGCCTCCCGGTACACCGGGCCGCCGGTCGGTTTCCTCGTCACCATCGGGGGGAAGACGATCTATCACCCGGGCGACACCGGCCTGTTCCTCGACATGAGACTGATCGGCGAGATGAACCGGATCGACCTCGCTTTCCTGCCGATCGGCGACAACTTCACGATGGGGATTGCCGATGCGGTCAAAGCGGTCGAGTTCCTTCAGCCCAAAGTCGTCATCCCGATTCACTACGGCACGTGGGATCTGATCGCCGCCGATCCCGCGGAATTCGCGGGCAAGGTCCGCGGCGCCCGGGTCGAGCTGCTTTCGCCCGGCGGCCGCTACACGCTCTGA
- the mnmA gene encoding tRNA 2-thiouridine(34) synthase MnmA: protein MSGGVDSSVAALLLKEEGYEVVGAHMKLWDYVDVGGDRHRDGRCCSLDAVTDCRLVCDRIGAPFYVLNMSAPFRAAVIENFVSEYRAGRTPNPCVLCNTDIKWSGFLHKAREIGCDYIATGHYAVIEQGENGRWRIRKGVDATRDQSYVLWGVSQDALAMTLMPLGRRYKKDVRAFAARVGLRTAAKPESREICFVADNDYRRFLREWEQKHGLKRRPGEIVHEDGRVLGRHAGTVDFTVGQRRGIGLEHPLPEPVYVQRIDAISGRVTVGSNSSLFRDELVAERVNWVAHPPPARDQTSTYAAGENPGGPAPAAAESPAAGAATATGVSFDALVKIRYLHTPGHARITCLADGRVHVKFTDRQRAITPGQSVVLYDGDIVLGGGIIAGP from the coding sequence ATGTCCGGCGGCGTCGACTCCTCCGTCGCCGCCCTTCTCCTCAAAGAAGAGGGGTACGAAGTTGTCGGCGCCCACATGAAACTGTGGGACTACGTCGACGTGGGCGGCGACCGGCACCGCGACGGCCGCTGCTGCTCGCTCGACGCCGTCACCGATTGCCGCCTCGTGTGCGACCGCATCGGCGCCCCGTTTTACGTCCTCAACATGTCCGCGCCGTTCCGCGCCGCCGTCATCGAAAACTTCGTCTCCGAGTACCGCGCCGGCCGAACCCCGAATCCGTGCGTCCTCTGCAACACCGACATCAAGTGGAGCGGTTTCCTCCACAAAGCCCGCGAGATCGGCTGCGATTACATCGCCACCGGCCACTACGCCGTCATCGAACAGGGCGAGAACGGCCGCTGGCGCATCCGCAAGGGGGTCGACGCCACCCGTGACCAGTCCTACGTGCTCTGGGGCGTGTCCCAGGATGCGCTCGCCATGACCCTCATGCCGCTCGGCCGCCGGTACAAGAAGGACGTACGCGCATTCGCCGCACGCGTCGGTCTCCGCACCGCTGCGAAACCCGAATCGCGCGAAATCTGCTTCGTCGCCGACAATGACTACCGCCGCTTCCTCCGCGAGTGGGAACAGAAACATGGGCTCAAGCGCCGGCCGGGGGAGATCGTCCACGAGGACGGCCGGGTGCTGGGCCGCCACGCCGGTACGGTCGATTTCACGGTCGGCCAGCGGCGGGGGATAGGCCTGGAGCATCCCCTCCCCGAACCCGTCTACGTGCAGCGCATCGACGCCATCTCCGGCCGCGTGACGGTCGGGTCCAACAGCTCGCTCTTCCGCGATGAACTCGTCGCCGAGCGCGTCAACTGGGTGGCCCATCCTCCGCCGGCCCGGGACCAAACCTCAACGTATGCTGCGGGTGAGAACCCTGGCGGTCCTGCCCCGGCCGCCGCCGAGTCGCCCGCGGCCGGCGCTGCGACAGCGACCGGGGTGTCTTTCGACGCCCTCGTCAAAATCCGCTACCTTCATACGCCCGGCCACGCCCGGATAACGTGTCTGGCTGACGGCCGTGTGCACGTGAAATTCACCGACCGGCAGCGCGCCATCACCCCCGGGCAGTCGGTGGTCCTTTACGACGGCGACATCGTGCTCGGCGGCGGCATCATCGCCGGCCCGTGA
- a CDS encoding cysteine desulfurase yields MDQIYLDHNATTPVDPEVVDAMLPYLSHTFGNASSLHYFGREAKAALERAREEVAAFISCDPGELYFTSGGTESDNMAVLGAAFQRRDRRRHAVYGATEHHAVMEACEYLVHRHGFTADAAPVDSEGFVSPRRLARLVTDQTAVVSIMHANNETGTIQDLKPLVQAAHEKGAWFHTDAVQSCGKIEINVRDLGLELLSLTGHKIYGPKGTGALFIRDGIKLTPLMYGGSHEKKRRPGTENVAGAVGLAKALEIARRRMEEDWIRLSDLADFFIDRVLTTIPHTYLNGTRMGRIPQVCNISFTGVEGESILLALDLEGVACSSGSACTSGATEPSHVLVAMGKDRVVAQGAIRFSLGRSTNREQLDYVLAKLPPIIERLRSLSPLYQERMKS; encoded by the coding sequence ATGGATCAAATTTACCTCGATCACAACGCGACCACGCCGGTGGACCCGGAAGTGGTTGACGCCATGCTGCCGTACCTGTCGCACACGTTCGGCAACGCGAGCAGCCTGCACTACTTCGGCCGCGAAGCCAAAGCGGCGCTCGAGCGGGCCCGTGAGGAGGTCGCCGCCTTCATCAGTTGCGACCCCGGCGAGTTGTACTTTACCTCGGGCGGCACTGAGTCCGACAACATGGCCGTACTCGGCGCAGCCTTCCAGCGGCGCGACCGCCGCCGGCACGCGGTGTACGGCGCGACCGAGCACCACGCCGTCATGGAGGCCTGCGAGTATCTGGTCCACCGTCACGGGTTCACGGCCGACGCCGCCCCGGTCGACAGTGAGGGGTTCGTCTCGCCCCGGCGGCTGGCCCGCCTCGTGACCGATCAGACGGCGGTTGTGTCGATCATGCACGCCAACAACGAGACCGGGACCATCCAGGACCTCAAACCGCTCGTGCAGGCCGCCCACGAAAAGGGGGCGTGGTTTCACACCGACGCCGTGCAGTCGTGCGGGAAGATTGAAATCAACGTGCGCGATCTCGGGCTCGAACTCCTGTCGCTGACGGGTCACAAGATATACGGCCCCAAGGGGACGGGCGCGCTGTTCATCCGCGACGGCATCAAACTCACGCCGCTCATGTACGGCGGCTCGCACGAGAAGAAGCGCCGCCCCGGGACCGAAAATGTCGCCGGCGCCGTTGGGCTGGCCAAAGCGCTCGAGATCGCCCGCCGCCGCATGGAAGAGGACTGGATCCGCCTGAGCGACCTGGCCGACTTCTTCATCGACCGGGTGCTTACCACGATCCCGCACACCTACCTCAATGGCACCCGCATGGGACGCATTCCCCAGGTCTGCAACATCTCTTTCACCGGCGTCGAAGGGGAGTCGATCCTGCTGGCCCTCGACCTGGAGGGCGTCGCCTGCTCCTCCGGTTCGGCCTGCACCTCCGGCGCCACCGAACCGTCCCACGTGCTGGTCGCCATGGGAAAGGACCGCGTGGTCGCGCAGGGAGCGATTCGCTTCTCCCTCGGCCGCTCCACCAACCGGGAGCAGCTCGACTACGTGCTGGCCAAGCTGCCGCCGATCATCGAGCGTCTGCGGTCGCTTTCGCCGCTGTACCAGGAACGGATGAAATCGTAG
- a CDS encoding BamA/TamA family outer membrane protein, giving the protein MVRIARRVLPVVLALAAVGAFGPAAAVDRDMLRLIKDNPPIRDIVIDGNAHYSDGRIREQMYARPRTFWAALKGDRRSRLQRETLDRDTLEIKYLYLRSGFLGVRVSESFEPMETGAGVRVRTVIDEGRRSVYGDVRIQGEYPPRLESRFQRAVRGLKQGAPVNYFDLVETGFEMKAVLANNGYPYAAVTPEVDTGGPDGATAITYAITADSLVRFGGVSVRGVKRYPEYTAVRELKFKPGDVYRRQDLIDSERRLFESGYFSTLQLQQEAQQSDRYRPDFVLQVRERKPYYLSFTTGAGQSEAADLTWSVTSGAGKRNLFGSRRLEFYNRVEFSLGADARLTDHLYRLRYTEPWLLGFRMPLAVTLEYQPRIRHEAQDFDVEEWNASLSTTRRVGRLTDVTAGIEYQSVDISGVPAELEEAVRAEVEGLSIRRRLYLNLRRDSRLDVFVPRQGSVRDLRTEYYGGFLGGDEHFYRLEGSWSFYRPVWPGWISATRFRSGYAHAFGDSELVPSKDRFFLGGANTIRGFAENTLAPTLADSLPGANFTVVCNQEFRWKTLQVFAVVPLLNKLLENMPLWQTVFIDIGNGFTRVSEFSFSRLAYSYGTGVQIISPAGPIRLDYARRIETDDIPFDDRWHFTILFAF; this is encoded by the coding sequence ATGGTGAGAATCGCCCGCCGGGTTTTGCCCGTGGTGCTCGCGCTGGCCGCCGTCGGCGCCTTTGGTCCGGCTGCCGCTGTCGACCGCGACATGCTCCGCCTCATCAAGGACAACCCGCCCATCCGCGACATCGTGATCGACGGCAACGCGCACTACTCCGATGGCCGCATCCGCGAGCAGATGTACGCCCGGCCCCGCACCTTCTGGGCGGCCCTCAAGGGCGACCGCCGCAGCCGTCTCCAGCGCGAAACGCTCGACCGCGACACCCTCGAAATCAAATACCTCTACCTCCGTTCGGGGTTCCTCGGCGTGCGCGTCAGCGAATCGTTCGAGCCGATGGAGACCGGCGCCGGCGTCCGCGTGCGCACGGTCATCGACGAGGGCCGCCGCAGCGTCTACGGCGACGTCCGCATTCAGGGGGAGTACCCGCCGCGCTTGGAATCCCGCTTCCAGCGGGCCGTCCGCGGCCTCAAGCAAGGCGCTCCGGTCAACTACTTCGACCTGGTCGAGACCGGCTTCGAGATGAAGGCGGTCCTCGCCAACAACGGGTATCCCTACGCCGCCGTCACCCCGGAGGTCGATACCGGCGGACCGGATGGCGCGACGGCGATCACTTATGCGATCACCGCCGACTCCCTCGTGCGATTCGGCGGCGTCTCCGTGCGCGGCGTCAAACGGTACCCGGAGTATACAGCCGTCCGCGAACTCAAGTTCAAGCCGGGCGACGTCTACCGGCGCCAGGACCTCATCGATTCCGAGCGGCGGCTGTTCGAATCCGGCTACTTCTCGACCCTGCAACTGCAGCAGGAGGCGCAGCAGTCCGACCGCTACCGCCCCGATTTTGTCCTTCAGGTGCGCGAGCGCAAACCGTACTACCTGTCGTTCACGACCGGGGCCGGGCAGTCCGAGGCCGCCGACCTGACCTGGAGCGTGACCTCCGGCGCCGGCAAGCGCAACCTCTTCGGCTCGCGCCGCCTCGAATTCTACAACCGCGTCGAGTTCTCGCTCGGGGCCGACGCCCGCCTCACCGACCACCTCTACCGCCTCCGCTACACCGAACCCTGGCTGCTGGGATTCCGCATGCCGCTGGCGGTGACCCTCGAATACCAGCCGCGCATCCGCCACGAGGCGCAGGATTTCGACGTCGAGGAGTGGAACGCATCGCTCTCGACCACCCGCCGGGTCGGCCGCCTCACCGATGTCACCGCCGGCATCGAATACCAGTCGGTCGACATCAGCGGCGTCCCGGCTGAACTCGAAGAGGCCGTGCGCGCCGAGGTCGAGGGGCTGTCCATCCGTCGCCGCCTCTATCTGAATCTGCGCCGGGACAGCCGCCTCGATGTCTTCGTGCCCCGCCAGGGCTCGGTGCGCGACCTCCGCACCGAATACTACGGCGGCTTTCTGGGCGGCGACGAGCACTTCTACCGCCTCGAGGGCTCGTGGTCGTTCTACCGCCCGGTCTGGCCGGGCTGGATCTCGGCGACCCGGTTCCGCTCCGGCTACGCGCACGCCTTCGGCGATTCCGAACTGGTCCCCAGCAAAGACCGCTTCTTCCTGGGGGGCGCCAACACGATCCGCGGATTCGCCGAAAACACGCTCGCCCCGACTCTGGCCGACAGCCTGCCGGGCGCCAATTTTACCGTCGTGTGCAACCAGGAATTCCGCTGGAAAACCCTCCAGGTCTTCGCCGTCGTGCCCCTGCTGAACAAGTTGCTGGAGAACATGCCCCTCTGGCAGACGGTCTTCATCGACATCGGCAACGGGTTCACCCGGGTCAGCGAATTCAGCTTCAGCCGGCTGGCCTATTCCTACGGCACCGGCGTCCAGATCATCTCGCCCGCCGGGCCGATCCGGTTGGACTACGCCCGTCGGATCGAGACCGATGATATCCCCTTTGATGATCGCTGGCATTTCACTATATTGTTTGCGTTCTGA